From the genome of Monomorium pharaonis isolate MP-MQ-018 chromosome 2, ASM1337386v2, whole genome shotgun sequence, one region includes:
- the LOC105837569 gene encoding odorant receptor 4: MCHLTYMFILNYVGQEIINHGLQFFKASYNGLWYKAPLHIQKLLLFIMQKGTVNTVFICGKIYVGSLEGFATLTSTAVSYFTMIYSVR; this comes from the exons ATGTGTCATTTGACTTatatgtttattcttaattatgtcggacaagaaataataaatcatgGATTACAGTTTTTCAAAGCAAG ctATAATGGTTTATGGTATAAAGCACCTTtgcatatacaaaaattattattatttataatgcaaaaaGGAACAGTAAATACTGTTTTTATATGTGGCAAAATATATGTTGGATCCTTAGAAGGCTTTGCTacg CTTACAAGTACGGCAGTATCATACTTTACAATGATTTATTCTGTGCGATaa
- the LOC105837572 gene encoding uncharacterized protein LOC105837572 — protein sequence MSVNMLRFFEAVTTHMLSEAILIGLIMYAHICYGFYVSYFGQDVIDHSEHFFQQIYNTQWYTAPLYAQKLLLMTLRQSIKNNKIIVGGLIVVSLESLATFLSMSLSYCMVMFSIRK from the exons ATGAGTGTTAATATGTTACGG TTTTTTGAGGCAGTCACGACACACATGCTATCCGAAGCTATTTTAATTGGTCTAATTATGTATGCGCATATATGTTACGGTTTTTATGTCAGTTATTTTGGACAGGATGTAATTGATCACAgtgaacatttttttcaacaaat atataacaCACAATGGTACACAGCACCATTATACGCTCAGAAATTATTACTGATGACATTACGCCAAAGCATCAAAAACAATAAGATAATTGTCGGCGGTTTAATTGTAGTGTCATTAGAAAGCTTAGCTACG TTTCTTAGCATGTCACTGTCTTACTGTATGGTTATGTTTTCGAttcgtaaataa
- the LOC105837573 gene encoding uncharacterized protein LOC105837573, with protein sequence MIYVQHACGLLKLTSYRILNAFDNRLQQISMPNNKSKCITCIKLSKAIKIHKRSLEFIECLCSTFSASFFIMCVFGVASLSINLFEFLKAIESKYTSQAIHFGIFVYAHLCYIFWINYFGQALIDNSADVFTQTYNVQWYMVSTHIQKKVLFILHRSSKNVIFDVGKMFAFSLDGIATLINMSLSYSMLLYSTRT encoded by the exons atgatatatgtaCAACACGCTTGCGGTTTATTGAAACTCACTAG CTATCGTATCTTAAACGCATTTGACAATCGATTGCAACAAATAAGTATGCCTAACAATAAATCGAAGTGCATCACCTGTATCAAATTGTCTAAAGCTATCAAGATACACAAACGATCTTTGGA gtTTATCGAATGTTTATGCTCTACTTTCTCTGcctctttctttattatgtGCGTGTTCGGAGtggcttctttaagcattaatttatttgaa tttttaaaagcAATTGAATCAAAATACACGAGTCAAGCAATTCATTTTGGAATATTCGTTTATGctcatttatgttatatattttggaTTAACTATTTTGGCCAAGCCTTAATAGATAATAGTGCCGACGTGTTTACACAGAC TTATAATGTACAATGGTACATGGTGTCTACACATAttcaaaaaaaagttttatttatactacaCAGGTCCTCAAAGAATGTCATATTCGATGTTGGTAAAATGTTTGCATTCTCATTGGATGGAATTGCTACg cttATTAACATGTCTTTGTCATATTCTATGCTACTTTATTCCACTCGGACATGA